ACGAAGATGTTGTCGAAAATCTTCATGTTGCCAGCGATGCACAGCATGATCGCCACTCTTAAAGTATCGTACATCATCGGCAGCGTAATATAGATGACCTTCTTGAAGCCGGTGGCCCCGTCAATCTCGGCTCCTTCGTAAATTTCCCCGGGGATGCTCTGGATCGATGCCATGAAAATAATCAAATACAAGCCGATCCACTGCCAAATGATCGGGATCGTAACCGAATAGATGACGATCTTCGGGTCGTCCAGCCACGGGCGAATCCAGTCCGCCAGATGCAAGCCCTTGAGCAGGCTGTTCAAAATCCCGTAATTTTGGCTGTAAATCAGGTTCCAGATAAAACCGACGACAACGGCCGGCAGCACGACCGGCAGAAACAGCACCGTGCGGTGCAGCTCGCGCAGCTTTACCCATTTGGCCTGCAAAATGACGGCCAGCACGAACGCGATTCCAAGCTGACCGATAATGCTCAGCAGCGTAATAATCATGTTGTTGCGGAACGAGAACCAAAACTTCGCATCCTGCAAAAGCTGGCTGTAATTATGAAAACCGATAAAATCCTTGGACAAGCCGCCGGACCATTTGTAAAAGCTGAAATGAATCGACAGTGCCAGCGGAACGATGACAATAAACAAATACACGAGAATGCCGGGAAGCATAAAACCGTAAATCGTCGTCCATCTCGGGTTGGGCAGCTTCTTCCCCAAGCGGCTCACCTCCTAACTTCCGCCCTGTCTCCGAAACGGACGTTCCGGAGACAAACGGAGCTTTTTAAGCGGTTACGAACCTTCGTAAGTGCTTTGAATATCCTTCGCGAGCTGCTCCGGCGTAATGCGCTGGATCAGCAGGTCCTGCAGCCCGTTGTTCATCGTTTCAATCACCGCCGGCGACAGCTGGCCGTCATAAATCGGCGACTGCTCGAGGTTCTTGAACATCTCCAAATACTCGTTGAACAGCGGCACGACCTTGCTCTTGTCATAATCGGTCGGAATCGTTGCGGCAACGGCATTGTTCTCGGCTGCCGCGTTCGCTTCTTCCACGCCGGTCAGCTTCTTCACCAGATCGATTGCCGCCTGCAGCTTGTCGCCCTTCAAATTGGCGTTGATCGCGAACGCCCATGCCGCGCCTCCGGATACGACATTCGCTTTGCCGGCTCCGCCTTCCACGCTCGGCAGAATGGCCAGATGCGTAGCGTCCTTGATTTCCTGCGGCGCTTCGCTGGATAAGGAGGATATCGCCCAGTCTCCTTCGAAGAACATCGCCGCTTTGCCGTTGTAGAACGCCGTTCGCTGCTGGCTGTTGTCGATGCTGTTAAGGTCGCTGTTGAACGCGCCCATCTTGCTCAAGCTTTGCAGCGCCGTCAAAGCGTCGACAAACGGCTTATCGGTGAACTTTGCGCCTTGATTGTTCTTGATGCTGTTGAACCAATCCGTACCGGTAAAGCGGTCCCCAAGCTCGCTAAGAATGCTGGATTCCGCCACCCACTTGTCTTTGTTCCCCAGCGAGATCGGCGTGTAGCCTTTCGCCTTCAGCGTATCGATCGCGTCGGTGAACTCTTTCCACGTCTTAGGGAATTCGGTGATCCCGACCTTATCGAAAATATCCTTGTTATAGAAAATGAGCGAGGTGGAGAGCATCTGCATCGGTGCTCCTGCCAATACCCCATTGACGGTAAAATCCTTCAGCGTACTCGGAATAAAGCCCTTCTTCCATTCCGAATCCTGGTTCATGATGTCGTCGAGCGGCATAATCAGCTTGTTGTCGACAAACATTTGGGCGTCCGATCCGAGCAGCTCGAACACGTCCGGCATGTCATTTCCGGCCGCCAGCGTTTTGATTTTTGTTTTATAGGTGGCGTCCTGCAGCGATTCCTCGGAAATTTCCACGTTCGGATGCTCTTTCTTGAACTCGTCGATCATCTTCCGATGGGCAATGACGGCACCTTCCGTGGACGTCTCGAGCAGCCGGTCCTCCAAA
This genomic window from Paenibacillus humicola contains:
- a CDS encoding carbohydrate ABC transporter permease, which gives rise to MGKKLPNPRWTTIYGFMLPGILVYLFIVIVPLALSIHFSFYKWSGGLSKDFIGFHNYSQLLQDAKFWFSFRNNMIITLLSIIGQLGIAFVLAVILQAKWVKLRELHRTVLFLPVVLPAVVVGFIWNLIYSQNYGILNSLLKGLHLADWIRPWLDDPKIVIYSVTIPIIWQWIGLYLIIFMASIQSIPGEIYEGAEIDGATGFKKVIYITLPMMYDTLRVAIMLCIAGNMKIFDNIFVMTGGGPGNSSTVMAQYAYNTSFGKFQLGYGSAISIGMIVLSLGLILLSRRLMGGRSLES
- a CDS encoding extracellular solute-binding protein, with the protein product MKKATMLALGTTAAMLALSACGASGGKDAAPGGASDSGSNGGSAPSIKLTLEDRLLETSTEGAVIAHRKMIDEFKKEHPNVEISEESLQDATYKTKIKTLAAGNDMPDVFELLGSDAQMFVDNKLIMPLDDIMNQDSEWKKGFIPSTLKDFTVNGVLAGAPMQMLSTSLIFYNKDIFDKVGITEFPKTWKEFTDAIDTLKAKGYTPISLGNKDKWVAESSILSELGDRFTGTDWFNSIKNNQGAKFTDKPFVDALTALQSLSKMGAFNSDLNSIDNSQQRTAFYNGKAAMFFEGDWAISSLSSEAPQEIKDATHLAILPSVEGGAGKANVVSGGAAWAFAINANLKGDKLQAAIDLVKKLTGVEEANAAAENNAVAATIPTDYDKSKVVPLFNEYLEMFKNLEQSPIYDGQLSPAVIETMNNGLQDLLIQRITPEQLAKDIQSTYEGS